One genomic segment of Micromonospora sp. WMMC415 includes these proteins:
- a CDS encoding oligosaccharide repeat unit polymerase — translation MILTFLLVLGWAMIHYWVAVRRYGLLSPDGLFLVSQLVMLYGTIQLVDPASEVQVFYAKLLAAAVAIYITASLFTHLVLAHNEAISAKVRTSYSGYRVTLVPPTAAILAVVGISILVTVVYFTAVGYSAFLEGLRGQLSGAPADIATLRLESYAGDAYFFPGYVNQFKNVILPSLTLILIVWAFNRRGTFARVASLVLGAVALLALMATGQRGALVTFLLTSMVYTFLHHRRRLPRAALLMPLGIGLPLMLLSTYVLARGDGSADSPLRTAITDLGRRFLNDNQASGLAAFVYTADSPVRYGGEWLQGLAGILPGNRGSTLSNEVFAILYGSTRGTSPPSLWGSVHYNFDTAGLIIFAALFGVLLQLLTQRTLRRAHYNSLELVGFSGTTAVLGTWMAGGIEAPLNVGLVSYLALWYWGSRIGRGYRRSVIVRRQPRPAAALVTVPSGLSYRGQHASRHAAFRQI, via the coding sequence ATGATCCTGACGTTTTTACTGGTCCTCGGGTGGGCCATGATCCACTATTGGGTCGCCGTCCGCCGCTACGGGCTCCTTTCCCCGGACGGACTGTTCCTCGTGTCCCAGCTGGTGATGCTCTACGGCACGATCCAGTTGGTCGATCCCGCCTCCGAGGTTCAGGTCTTCTATGCGAAGCTGCTCGCGGCGGCGGTCGCCATTTACATCACCGCAAGCTTGTTCACCCACCTCGTTCTGGCGCACAACGAGGCGATCTCCGCCAAGGTCCGGACCTCCTACTCGGGCTACCGGGTGACCCTGGTACCGCCCACGGCAGCGATCCTGGCCGTCGTCGGCATCTCCATCCTTGTTACGGTGGTCTACTTCACGGCGGTCGGGTACAGCGCGTTCCTCGAAGGGCTACGCGGCCAGCTGAGTGGCGCACCCGCGGACATCGCGACACTCCGCCTGGAGTCGTACGCGGGCGACGCATACTTCTTCCCGGGGTACGTCAACCAGTTCAAGAACGTGATCTTACCCTCGTTGACGCTCATCCTGATCGTGTGGGCCTTCAACCGGCGTGGGACCTTCGCGAGGGTCGCCTCGCTGGTGCTCGGGGCGGTAGCTCTGCTCGCGCTGATGGCCACCGGTCAGCGTGGTGCGCTGGTGACGTTCCTGCTGACCTCGATGGTCTACACGTTCCTGCACCACCGTCGCCGGTTGCCGCGAGCGGCCCTGCTGATGCCGCTGGGCATCGGTCTGCCGCTCATGCTGCTGTCCACCTATGTGCTGGCCAGGGGTGACGGGAGTGCCGATAGTCCGCTGCGAACTGCGATCACCGACCTGGGCAGGCGCTTCCTGAACGACAACCAGGCGTCCGGCCTTGCGGCCTTTGTCTACACCGCCGACAGTCCGGTCCGCTATGGCGGGGAATGGTTGCAGGGACTCGCCGGCATCCTGCCGGGAAATCGTGGCAGCACCCTGAGCAACGAGGTCTTCGCCATCCTCTACGGATCGACCCGGGGAACGTCGCCACCCTCGCTGTGGGGCTCGGTCCATTACAACTTTGACACCGCAGGGCTGATCATTTTCGCGGCCCTTTTCGGTGTGCTGCTCCAGCTTCTGACGCAGCGGACCCTGCGCCGCGCTCACTACAACTCCCTGGAACTCGTCGGGTTCTCCGGCACCACCGCGGTTCTCGGCACGTGGATGGCGGGTGGCATCGAGGCTCCCCTCAACGTCGGCCTGGTCAGCTACCTCGCATTGTGGTATTGGGGCAGCCGGATCGGTCGTGGCTACCGGCGATCCGTCATTGTTCGCCGGCAACCCCGGCCGGCCGCCGCACTCGTCACGGTGCCGTCGGGTCTGTCCTATCGGGGGCAGCATGCGTCGCGGCATGCCGCCTTCCGGCAGATCTGA
- a CDS encoding polysaccharide biosynthesis protein, whose protein sequence is MTLLPAGSRVLITGGTGSFGQTMVRRLLAHEVGEVRILSRDEAKQDLMRHVIGDDRVRYHVGDVRDLDSVSRASRGVDYVFHAAALKQVPSCEFFPIEAMRTNIVGSANVIESAERHGASSVVLLSTDKAVYPVNAMGMTKALMEKVAQAHARNNPHSATTVSCVRYGNVMYSRGSVIPLFIEQIKAGRAPTVTDPGMTRFLMSLNESVDLVEHAFQNARPGDIFIRKAAACTIGDLAEAVCQLFDVPAKLDVIGVRHGEKPDETLASREELMQAEDFGDFLRVPLDARDLNYALYVSEGELGRGPIEDFNSANAPRLGVPEIVELLKTLPEVRAELALRDPVLAC, encoded by the coding sequence GTGACTCTGCTACCTGCTGGAAGTCGGGTGTTGATTACCGGTGGCACCGGTTCCTTCGGACAGACGATGGTGCGCCGCCTCCTCGCCCACGAGGTCGGCGAGGTCCGGATCCTCAGTCGCGACGAGGCCAAACAGGACCTCATGCGACACGTCATCGGGGACGACCGGGTGCGCTACCACGTCGGTGACGTCCGGGACCTCGACTCCGTGTCGCGGGCGAGCCGCGGCGTGGACTACGTGTTCCACGCCGCGGCGCTGAAGCAGGTCCCGTCGTGCGAGTTCTTCCCGATCGAGGCGATGCGGACCAACATCGTCGGCAGCGCCAACGTGATCGAGTCCGCCGAACGCCACGGGGCCAGCTCGGTCGTGCTGCTCAGCACCGACAAGGCGGTCTACCCGGTCAACGCGATGGGCATGACGAAGGCCCTGATGGAGAAGGTCGCCCAGGCGCACGCCCGGAACAACCCGCACAGCGCCACCACCGTCTCCTGCGTCCGGTACGGCAACGTCATGTACTCGCGTGGTTCGGTCATCCCGCTCTTCATCGAACAGATCAAGGCGGGACGTGCGCCTACGGTGACCGACCCGGGGATGACCCGCTTCCTGATGTCCCTAAACGAGTCGGTCGACCTGGTGGAGCACGCCTTCCAGAACGCCCGCCCGGGCGACATCTTCATCCGCAAGGCTGCCGCCTGCACGATCGGCGACCTGGCCGAGGCGGTCTGCCAGCTCTTCGACGTGCCGGCCAAGCTGGACGTCATCGGCGTCCGGCACGGCGAGAAGCCGGACGAGACGCTGGCCAGCCGCGAGGAGCTGATGCAGGCCGAGGATTTCGGCGACTTCCTTCGCGTGCCGCTGGACGCCCGCGACCTCAACTACGCGCTGTACGTCTCCGAGGGCGAGCTCGGGAGGGGACCAATTGAGGACTTCAACTCGGCGAACGCGCCGCGGTTGGGCGTACCGGAGATCGTCGAGCTGCTGAAGACGCTGCCCGAGGTCCGCGCGGAGTTGGCCCTGCGGGATCCGGTGCTGGCGTGTTGA
- a CDS encoding M14 family metallopeptidase, producing MRRTRLAIVGVFTLVGALALTAPASARPPSDPAGRDGLEVYVGTVNPEQLEKLRHAGVDLGHDHAETDRSGQTRIETVLSKRQAARLAGQGVKLEVKKVRGKDASQALREQAAAGWSAFRSYSEPGGIRDEITATAARYPRLTKVETIGRSVQGKPILAVKVTKDAKKVRDGKRPAVLYASAQHAREWITPEMTRRLMHHLLDNYGSDRDITRLVDTTELWFVPVANPDGYDHTFTPGNRLWRKNLRDNDGDGRITTADGVDLNRNFSYKWGYDNEGSSPDPNGDTYRGPGPNSEPETRALDQLFRRVGFEFLVNYHSAAQLLLYGVGWQVSTPTPDDVIYEAMVGDDANPAVPGYDPDISAELYTTNGDTDTHATVRYGTLGFTPEMSTCQAAAASDPDDEWRPEDCVSSFIFPDDEDLIAAEVAKNLPFALAVAKSAHDPDDPVSVVGRSTADFVVDDFDTSYGRSQQVASITRRALKNVRMHYTVNGSRPKTVSVREWQGGERYGNTHDDYYAELRGTVTGTRPGDRVEVWFSGNKPGAGKVTSDRFTYRVHDDIGGDVLVLAMEDVTGLSPAQGVTTAKYADEMAAALTAAGRTSDVYDFDTMGRAAPHPLGVLSHYETVLWETGDDVIPRAPGQVPGTTTRSALETELAVRDYLNEGGKLLLSGKYALFAQAANGQYAYQPNGPAECTDPDDATCLPLLNDFQQYWLGAYTYVSDGGSGADGPYAVTGEDGAFAGFAGTLNAPGSAANQDHTASFLTTSSFLPRDQFPQFASSAPVGWERPGAAPFDPRTGDWYLWSGQADESYKRLTRTIDLTGASSAELRFFTSYDIEPNWDYLIVEAHEVGSDAWTTLPDAGGKTGTGTGESCASGWVEQLHPWLGRYQGADCSPTGTTGSWNAATGASNGWQEFVADLSAYAGKKVEVSISYVSDWGTQGLGVFLDDTRVIVDGATVAETSFETDLGGWTVAGQPPGSAGNATDWARSQQAFEEGAAVVTADTVYLGFGLEGLAPAARDDLVKRALTHLTGAARR from the coding sequence ATGAGGCGCACACGGCTGGCGATCGTCGGCGTGTTCACTCTGGTCGGCGCGCTCGCGCTGACCGCACCGGCAAGCGCGCGGCCGCCGTCCGACCCGGCCGGCCGCGACGGTCTGGAGGTGTACGTCGGCACGGTGAACCCGGAGCAGTTGGAGAAGCTGCGTCACGCCGGCGTCGACCTCGGTCACGACCACGCCGAGACCGACCGGTCGGGGCAGACCCGCATCGAGACGGTGCTCAGCAAGCGGCAGGCGGCACGACTGGCCGGCCAGGGCGTGAAGTTGGAGGTCAAGAAGGTGCGCGGCAAGGACGCCTCGCAGGCGCTGCGCGAGCAGGCGGCGGCCGGCTGGTCGGCGTTCCGCTCCTACAGCGAGCCGGGCGGGATCCGGGACGAGATCACCGCCACCGCCGCGCGGTACCCGCGACTGACCAAGGTGGAGACCATCGGCCGGTCGGTGCAGGGCAAGCCGATCCTCGCGGTCAAGGTCACCAAGGACGCGAAGAAGGTCCGTGACGGCAAGCGGCCGGCGGTGCTCTACGCGAGCGCCCAGCACGCCCGCGAGTGGATCACGCCGGAGATGACCCGGCGCCTGATGCACCACCTGCTGGACAACTACGGCAGCGACCGCGACATCACCCGGCTGGTGGACACCACCGAGCTGTGGTTCGTGCCGGTCGCCAACCCGGACGGCTACGACCACACCTTCACGCCCGGCAACCGCCTCTGGCGCAAGAACCTGCGGGACAACGACGGTGACGGGCGGATCACCACCGCCGACGGCGTCGACCTCAACCGCAACTTCAGCTACAAGTGGGGGTACGACAACGAGGGCTCCTCCCCCGACCCGAACGGCGACACCTACCGCGGCCCGGGCCCGAACTCGGAGCCCGAGACCAGGGCGCTGGACCAGCTGTTCCGGCGGGTCGGCTTCGAGTTCCTCGTCAACTACCACTCCGCCGCCCAGTTGCTGCTCTACGGCGTGGGCTGGCAGGTGAGCACGCCCACCCCGGACGACGTCATCTACGAGGCGATGGTCGGCGACGACGCCAACCCGGCGGTGCCCGGCTACGACCCGGACATCTCGGCGGAGCTGTACACCACCAACGGCGACACCGACACGCACGCCACGGTCCGCTACGGCACCCTCGGCTTCACCCCCGAGATGTCGACCTGCCAGGCGGCGGCCGCCTCCGACCCGGACGACGAGTGGCGCCCGGAGGACTGCGTCAGCAGCTTCATCTTCCCCGACGACGAGGACCTGATCGCCGCCGAGGTGGCGAAGAACCTGCCGTTCGCGCTCGCCGTGGCGAAGTCCGCGCACGACCCCGACGACCCGGTGTCGGTGGTCGGCCGCAGCACCGCCGACTTCGTGGTCGACGACTTCGACACGTCGTACGGGCGGAGCCAGCAGGTCGCCTCGATCACCCGCCGCGCCCTGAAGAACGTGCGGATGCACTACACGGTCAACGGCAGCCGGCCGAAGACCGTCAGCGTGCGCGAGTGGCAGGGCGGCGAACGGTACGGCAACACGCACGACGACTACTACGCGGAGCTGCGCGGCACGGTGACCGGCACCCGGCCGGGCGACCGGGTCGAGGTCTGGTTCAGCGGCAACAAGCCGGGAGCCGGGAAGGTCACCAGCGACCGGTTCACGTACCGGGTGCACGACGACATCGGTGGCGACGTCCTGGTGCTCGCGATGGAGGACGTCACCGGGCTCAGCCCGGCCCAGGGCGTCACCACCGCGAAGTACGCCGACGAGATGGCCGCGGCGCTGACCGCGGCGGGCCGCACCAGCGACGTGTACGACTTCGACACGATGGGCCGCGCGGCCCCGCACCCGCTGGGCGTGCTGTCGCACTACGAGACGGTGCTGTGGGAGACCGGTGACGACGTGATCCCCCGGGCCCCGGGCCAGGTGCCGGGGACGACGACCCGGTCGGCGCTGGAGACCGAGCTGGCCGTCCGGGACTACCTGAACGAGGGCGGCAAGCTCCTGCTCAGCGGCAAGTACGCGCTGTTCGCGCAGGCCGCCAACGGCCAGTACGCGTACCAGCCGAACGGGCCGGCGGAGTGCACCGACCCGGACGACGCCACCTGCCTGCCGCTGCTGAACGACTTCCAGCAGTACTGGTTGGGTGCGTACACGTACGTCAGCGACGGGGGCAGCGGCGCCGACGGCCCGTACGCGGTGACCGGCGAGGACGGCGCCTTCGCCGGTTTCGCCGGCACGCTGAACGCGCCCGGGTCGGCGGCCAACCAGGACCACACGGCGTCGTTCCTGACCACGTCGAGCTTCCTGCCGCGGGACCAGTTCCCGCAGTTCGCCAGCTCGGCACCGGTCGGCTGGGAGCGGCCGGGTGCCGCGCCGTTCGACCCGCGCACCGGTGACTGGTACCTGTGGAGCGGGCAGGCCGACGAGTCGTACAAGCGGCTCACCCGCACCATCGACCTCACCGGCGCCAGCAGCGCCGAGCTGCGCTTCTTCACCTCGTACGACATCGAGCCGAACTGGGACTACCTGATCGTCGAGGCGCACGAGGTGGGCAGCGACGCCTGGACGACCCTGCCGGACGCGGGCGGGAAGACCGGCACCGGCACCGGTGAGAGCTGCGCGTCCGGCTGGGTGGAGCAGCTGCACCCGTGGCTCGGCCGGTACCAGGGTGCGGACTGCTCGCCGACCGGCACCACCGGCAGTTGGAACGCCGCGACCGGCGCCTCGAACGGCTGGCAGGAGTTCGTGGCCGACCTGTCCGCGTACGCCGGCAAGAAGGTCGAGGTGTCGATCTCGTACGTCTCCGACTGGGGTACCCAGGGCCTGGGGGTCTTCCTCGACGACACGCGCGTGATCGTCGACGGCGCGACGGTCGCCGAGACCTCGTTCGAGACCGACCTGGGCGGCTGGACGGTGGCCGGCCAGCCGCCCGGCTCGGCGGGCAACGCCACCGACTGGGCGCGCAGCCAGCAGGCGTTCGAGGAGGGCGCGGCGGTGGTCACCGCCGACACCGTCTACCTCGGCTTCGGCCTGGAAGGGCTGGCCCCGGCGGCCCGCGACGACCTGGTGAAGCGGGCGCTGACCCACCTGACGGGGGCGGCGCGCCGCTGA
- a CDS encoding lipopolysaccharide biosynthesis protein, translating into MGTIRDRLGGSKLGVLSIAAGSGTGQLLLLLAAPLLARLYSPADFGAFAVLATLAAIVGTVAAGRFELAIPLPQRDRDALALVTLGLVTTLVTALLGTVVVAMVREEAAALFGQPALRSWLWLTPWTAAAMGAVLVLNQFAIRHRRYVAIGRRNLLQSGAMLLTQIGAGVAGLKAGGMALGLGAGYLVGALSLARETRRIRPGEIAARRSTLWRTAVRHRRFPLLMGPSGLLNVIGLQVPILLIAYRYGAEVAGWLGLTQRVLALPAALLGMAVAQVYLAELSRTARSGDGLRIERLFHRASRQLAVIAGVGLVVVTLGAPPVFVWLFGAQWANSGLYAQALAVYAATQLVASPMSQTLVVFGRQGLQLAWDAGRVLLVTGAVCAVAMSDGSPLLAVWAFGISAAASYVAGWLLSLWTVRRHRAQQTLSAIQVSELAPARAE; encoded by the coding sequence GTGGGGACCATCCGCGATCGACTCGGTGGAAGCAAGCTGGGTGTACTCAGCATCGCGGCCGGAAGTGGCACCGGCCAGTTGCTCCTACTGCTCGCCGCACCGCTGCTGGCAAGACTCTACAGCCCTGCGGACTTCGGCGCCTTCGCCGTGCTCGCCACCCTGGCGGCGATAGTGGGGACAGTCGCCGCCGGGCGATTCGAGCTGGCGATCCCACTGCCGCAACGCGACCGCGATGCGCTCGCCCTGGTGACCCTCGGCCTCGTGACAACCCTGGTCACCGCATTGCTGGGGACTGTCGTCGTCGCCATGGTGCGGGAGGAGGCCGCTGCACTCTTCGGTCAGCCGGCGCTGCGGTCGTGGCTTTGGTTGACCCCGTGGACCGCCGCTGCCATGGGTGCCGTCCTGGTGCTGAACCAGTTCGCGATCCGGCACCGCCGGTACGTGGCGATCGGCCGGCGCAACCTCCTTCAGTCCGGCGCGATGCTGTTGACGCAGATCGGCGCCGGCGTGGCCGGCTTGAAGGCCGGGGGGATGGCGTTGGGGCTTGGGGCCGGTTATCTCGTCGGTGCCCTCAGCCTGGCCCGGGAGACCCGCCGGATCCGCCCTGGCGAGATCGCGGCACGACGTTCGACGCTCTGGCGGACCGCGGTGCGTCACCGCCGTTTCCCGCTCCTCATGGGACCGTCCGGGCTCCTCAACGTCATCGGGTTGCAGGTACCGATTCTGCTCATCGCCTATCGCTACGGCGCGGAGGTGGCCGGCTGGCTCGGTCTGACACAACGGGTCCTCGCGCTGCCGGCGGCGCTTCTAGGCATGGCAGTAGCCCAGGTGTACCTCGCGGAGCTGTCGCGCACCGCACGTAGCGGTGACGGCCTACGCATCGAACGGCTGTTCCATCGAGCGAGCCGGCAACTGGCCGTCATCGCCGGTGTCGGGCTCGTGGTCGTCACCCTCGGTGCCCCGCCGGTCTTCGTCTGGCTCTTTGGGGCGCAGTGGGCGAACAGCGGGCTGTACGCACAGGCGCTGGCGGTTTACGCCGCGACGCAGCTCGTCGCATCACCGATGTCGCAGACCCTTGTCGTATTCGGTCGGCAGGGCCTGCAACTGGCTTGGGACGCGGGCCGCGTGCTGCTGGTAACGGGAGCGGTTTGCGCGGTGGCCATGTCCGACGGTTCGCCGCTGTTGGCGGTGTGGGCGTTCGGAATTTCGGCGGCGGCCTCGTACGTGGCCGGTTGGCTCCTCTCGCTGTGGACGGTCCGGCGCCACCGGGCTCAGCAAACGTTGTCTGCGATTCAGGTGTCGGAGTTAGCGCCGGCCCGGGCCGAGTGA
- a CDS encoding glycosyltransferase yields the protein MATDTTLLLFDISPYRHSTRTRKIAMTVASGLPGIVRAVTLSRAGRFGAADETGRSWIDGVDVEHLPVRRIDDRRRLVASVRNLVGVYLPGVWRLRRRVLATPAKTVFVGHISLFWIGLAHRRRWGSHVVLNGRERPGGIRTKGSLATWFSRVEPQLLRRVARQRGLTVVAVCESNAVAFRKLGFDDVMVVRNVPLASFAPEFVPPPSGPELVVACVGTLYPGRGLEVLIDAVADARSAGARVRLEITGPASEDYRQALRSRIVRLGAQSYVSLDGPCSAADVPSRYQRAHVSTALYQPVDPANDGLSNKLFEAVVAGRPVIAGNLPENRALIEKYRVGWAVPVEPAPLSELLARLAEDLTELRALARHCFVTGRAEFVWEAETALLQKRLLENFRGGAGQSGATAEKGRGR from the coding sequence ATGGCAACCGACACGACACTTCTCCTCTTCGACATCTCCCCATACCGCCATTCCACCCGGACGCGGAAGATAGCCATGACCGTCGCGTCTGGTCTTCCAGGCATCGTGCGGGCCGTGACGCTGTCCCGAGCCGGGCGCTTCGGCGCGGCAGACGAGACGGGCCGCTCGTGGATCGACGGTGTCGACGTGGAGCATCTGCCGGTGCGTCGGATTGACGACCGGCGTCGACTCGTCGCGTCGGTACGCAATCTTGTCGGTGTTTACCTGCCCGGGGTGTGGCGACTCCGGCGCCGGGTCCTGGCGACGCCGGCCAAAACGGTGTTCGTCGGTCACATCTCCCTGTTCTGGATCGGGCTGGCGCACCGGCGGCGCTGGGGCAGCCACGTCGTCCTGAACGGACGGGAGCGCCCAGGCGGCATCCGCACCAAGGGCTCGCTGGCCACTTGGTTCTCCCGGGTGGAGCCGCAACTGCTCCGGCGGGTCGCACGCCAACGGGGCCTGACGGTGGTGGCAGTCTGCGAGAGCAACGCGGTCGCCTTCCGGAAGTTGGGCTTCGACGACGTGATGGTGGTGCGCAACGTCCCGCTCGCCTCGTTCGCGCCGGAGTTCGTTCCGCCTCCGTCCGGGCCAGAACTCGTCGTGGCCTGCGTGGGAACCCTCTATCCGGGACGCGGGCTCGAGGTGTTGATCGACGCCGTCGCCGACGCACGATCCGCCGGCGCACGGGTGCGGCTCGAGATAACCGGACCGGCGAGCGAGGACTACCGGCAGGCGCTCCGGAGCCGGATCGTCCGGCTCGGTGCGCAGTCCTACGTCTCCCTGGACGGCCCCTGCTCGGCGGCGGACGTGCCGAGCCGATATCAGCGCGCCCACGTGAGCACCGCTCTGTACCAACCGGTCGACCCGGCCAATGACGGACTCTCCAACAAGCTCTTCGAGGCAGTGGTGGCGGGCCGGCCGGTCATCGCAGGGAACCTGCCCGAGAATCGGGCACTGATCGAAAAGTATCGGGTCGGTTGGGCCGTCCCGGTAGAGCCAGCTCCGCTCAGCGAGCTCCTCGCCCGGCTGGCGGAGGACCTCACTGAGCTACGGGCGCTGGCGCGGCACTGCTTCGTGACCGGCCGGGCGGAGTTCGTCTGGGAGGCCGAGACCGCGCTTCTTCAGAAGCGGTTACTGGAGAACTTCCGCGGCGGAGCGGGCCAATCGGGGGCCACGGCAGAGAAGGGCCGAGGCCGCTGA
- a CDS encoding NAD(+)/NADH kinase, which produces MDRIRLGLVLHPTRDVTEVVGIIADWVARHRMTLAVRSEDRHRVPATVEPLPADEVATVCDALISIGGDGTMLGALRSAVRDPKPVLGVHLGRLGFLVEVEPPDLPAALERLANKDFVVERHSCLACDVCGDDLVAFNDVALVRQPGSGFVTATLGVDGQRYGYYRCDALVVSTPTGSTAYSYAAGGPLVSPASDAVVVTPSAPMAGISRSVILSPDERIRLELTPGSAPVAVEVDGLVIRDAATEGAVEVTYRRDAGLVVRFNPRRHQERNQLKLSLLDLPLLPEQLRELLPANLRDQLNRRELPPPR; this is translated from the coding sequence ATGGATCGGATCCGGCTCGGGCTGGTGCTGCACCCGACCCGGGACGTCACCGAGGTGGTCGGCATCATCGCCGACTGGGTGGCCCGGCACCGGATGACCCTGGCGGTCCGGTCCGAGGACCGGCACCGGGTGCCCGCCACCGTGGAACCGCTTCCCGCCGACGAGGTGGCGACGGTCTGCGACGCGCTGATCAGTATCGGTGGGGACGGCACGATGCTCGGCGCGCTGCGCTCGGCGGTCCGGGACCCGAAGCCGGTGCTCGGCGTACACCTGGGCCGGCTCGGCTTCCTGGTCGAGGTGGAGCCACCGGACCTGCCGGCGGCGCTGGAGCGGCTGGCGAACAAGGACTTCGTCGTGGAGCGGCACAGCTGCCTGGCCTGTGACGTGTGCGGCGACGACCTCGTGGCCTTCAACGACGTCGCGCTGGTCCGGCAGCCGGGCTCGGGTTTCGTCACCGCCACCCTCGGGGTGGACGGCCAGCGCTACGGCTACTACCGCTGCGACGCGCTGGTGGTGAGTACGCCGACCGGGTCGACCGCGTACAGCTACGCGGCGGGCGGGCCGCTGGTCTCCCCGGCGAGCGACGCCGTGGTGGTCACGCCGTCCGCGCCGATGGCGGGGATCTCCCGCTCGGTGATCCTCTCCCCCGACGAGCGGATCCGGCTGGAGCTGACACCGGGATCCGCGCCGGTCGCGGTGGAGGTGGACGGTCTGGTGATCCGGGACGCGGCGACCGAGGGCGCGGTCGAGGTGACCTACCGCCGCGACGCCGGGCTGGTGGTCCGCTTCAACCCACGCCGCCACCAGGAGCGCAACCAGCTCAAGCTGAGCCTCCTGGACCTGCCGTTGCTCCCCGAACAGCTCCGGGAACTGCTCCCGGCCAACCTCCGCGACCAGCTGAACCGCCGCGAACTGCCCCCACCCCGCTGA
- the pgm gene encoding phosphoglucomutase (alpha-D-glucose-1,6-bisphosphate-dependent), with amino-acid sequence MSTHPRAGQPAQPSDLVDVPMLVTAYYAEHPDPEDPAQQVSFGTSGHRGSSLRNAFNSDHILAVTQALCDYRRERGLDGPLFLGRDTHALSAPAAVDALEVLAANEVTVLVDSRDGYTPTPAVSHAILTHNRGRTSGLADGIVITPSHNPPDDGGFKYNPTHGGPADTDVTKWIQDRANAILAAGLKEVRRIPYARARAADTTGSYDFLARYVDDLPAALDLDAVRAAGVRIGADPLGGASVAYWGEIAERHRLDLTVVNPTVDPTWRFMTLDGDGKIRMDCSSPNAMASLIAARADYQVSTGNDADADRHGVVTPDGGLMNPNHYLAVAIAHLFRTREQWGPAAAVGKTLVSSSMIDRVAADLGRPLLEVPVGFKWFVPGLLDGAVGFGGEESAGASFLRRDGGIWTTDKDGILLCLLASEIIATTGRTPSEHWAELAGRFGAPAYARIDAPATREQKAVLGRLSPDQVTATELAGEPITATLTTAPGNGAPIGGLKVTTESGWFAARPSGTEDVYKIYAESFQGPDHLTRIQEEAKNLVSAVLAKA; translated from the coding sequence GTGAGCACGCATCCCCGCGCGGGTCAGCCCGCCCAGCCGTCCGACCTGGTCGACGTGCCGATGCTGGTCACCGCGTACTACGCGGAGCATCCCGACCCGGAGGACCCGGCGCAGCAGGTCTCCTTCGGCACGTCCGGGCACCGGGGCTCGTCGCTGCGCAACGCCTTCAACTCCGACCACATCCTCGCGGTCACCCAGGCGCTCTGCGACTACCGCCGCGAGCGCGGCCTGGACGGCCCGCTGTTCCTCGGCCGCGACACCCACGCGCTCTCCGCCCCGGCCGCGGTCGACGCGCTGGAGGTGCTCGCCGCCAACGAGGTCACCGTCCTCGTGGACAGCCGGGACGGCTACACGCCCACCCCGGCCGTCTCACACGCCATCCTCACCCACAACCGGGGGCGGACCAGCGGCCTCGCCGACGGCATCGTGATCACCCCGTCGCACAACCCGCCGGACGACGGCGGATTCAAGTACAACCCGACCCACGGCGGGCCGGCCGACACCGACGTCACGAAGTGGATCCAGGACCGCGCGAACGCGATCCTCGCCGCCGGGCTCAAGGAGGTGCGCCGCATCCCGTACGCGCGGGCGCGCGCCGCCGACACCACCGGCTCGTACGACTTCCTCGCCCGCTACGTCGACGACCTGCCGGCGGCGCTCGACCTCGACGCGGTCCGGGCGGCCGGGGTGCGCATCGGCGCCGACCCGCTCGGCGGCGCCAGCGTCGCCTACTGGGGTGAGATCGCCGAGCGGCACCGCCTCGACCTCACCGTGGTCAATCCCACGGTCGACCCGACGTGGCGGTTCATGACCCTCGACGGTGACGGCAAGATCCGGATGGACTGCTCGTCGCCCAACGCGATGGCGTCGCTGATCGCCGCCCGCGCCGACTACCAGGTCTCCACCGGCAACGATGCCGACGCCGACCGGCACGGCGTCGTCACCCCCGACGGCGGCCTGATGAACCCGAACCACTACCTGGCGGTGGCCATCGCCCACCTGTTCCGCACCCGGGAGCAGTGGGGTCCGGCCGCCGCGGTCGGCAAGACCCTGGTGTCCTCGTCCATGATCGACCGGGTGGCGGCCGACCTGGGGCGCCCGTTGCTGGAGGTGCCGGTCGGCTTCAAGTGGTTCGTGCCCGGCCTGCTCGACGGCGCGGTCGGCTTCGGCGGCGAGGAGAGCGCGGGCGCGTCCTTCCTGCGGCGGGACGGCGGCATCTGGACCACCGACAAGGACGGCATCCTGCTCTGCCTCCTCGCGTCCGAGATCATCGCCACCACCGGCCGGACACCCAGCGAGCACTGGGCCGAGCTGGCCGGTCGTTTCGGCGCGCCCGCGTACGCCCGGATCGACGCCCCGGCCACCCGGGAGCAGAAGGCGGTGCTCGGCAGGCTGTCGCCGGATCAGGTGACGGCGACCGAGCTGGCCGGCGAGCCGATCACCGCCACGCTCACCACCGCACCCGGCAACGGCGCACCCATCGGCGGGCTCAAGGTCACCACCGAGAGCGGCTGGTTCGCGGCCCGCCCCTCCGGCACCGAGGACGTTTACAAGATCTACGCCGAGTCCTTCCAGGGCCCCGACCACCTGACCCGCATCCAGGAGGAGGCGAAGAACCTGGTCTCCGCGGTCCTCGCCAAGGCCTGA